Proteins from a single region of Pristiophorus japonicus isolate sPriJap1 unplaced genomic scaffold, sPriJap1.hap1 HAP1_SCAFFOLD_496, whole genome shotgun sequence:
- the mustn1b gene encoding musculoskeletal embryonic nuclear protein 1b, whose product MSQKAQVVKKKRPPMKEEDIKGARNKLGTKQKIQSKTYQVLQQCEQEGVVAPSVFSAVRTGDETVFTKSAEEPPKSVFSK is encoded by the exons ATGTCGCAG AAAGCGCAGGTTGTGAAGAAGAAACGACCGCCGATGAAGGAGGAAGATATTAAAGGAGCTCGAAATAAACTGGGAACGAAACAGAAAATCCAGTCGAAAACTTACCAGGTTCTCCAGCAATGCG AGCAGGAAGGTGTTGTTGCTCCTTCGGTCTTCAGCGCCGTGAGAACGGGAGACGAGACGGTGTTCACCAAGAGCGCTGAAGAGCCACCAAAGAGCGTCTTCAGTAAATGA